In Acinetobacter wanghuae, the sequence GAGAAAATTTCGCCATTTCTTCAAGAATGGCTTCAGCTGTTGCTGCATCGATGTGCGCTAAATTTTCATTGGCTTGCCAAAATTGCTCTGCATTAAAAACATCATTTAAGATGAATTTCATATCGGCAAGCGGCGCGTTATAAATTGGCATAGTGTTCACCTGTTTATTGTTTAATTAGGGGCAATTCATATATCGTTTTACTTAGTTTAATCTAACTAAAATCATATTGTTAGAAGACTAAAGTTTATTCTTTGATACTTTTATAAAGAAAAAGGACTGTCTATAACATGACCGTCCTTTTTCTCTTGATTCATTTAAAACAACATCAACTTAGAATGCGAAATGTTCAGCATCTAATGTCATTAATGGTTCTAAACCAGTTGCGATCACATCAACATGTGAGCGAACACGTGGCAAGATTTTTTTGAAGTAGAAGCGAGCAGTGGTCACTTTCGCGTTGTAGAAGTCAACATCGGTTGTGCCTTCTGCAAGTTTCTCTTGAGCCACTAACGCCATACGCGCCCATAGGTAAGCAAGTGTCACATAACCAGAGAAGTATAGGTAATCGACTGCAGCCGCACCTACTTCTTCAGGGTTTTGCATTGCACGCATACCAATTTGCATGGTGAGGTCACCCCATTCTTTGTTTAATGCCGCCAATGGCTCAACGAATTCTTTCATTGCAGCATTGTCTTTATTGGCTTCATTAAATTTATGAATGATTTTAGTGAAGTCTTTCAGCATTGCACCTTGTGTGCCCAATACTTTACGACCGAGTAAATCAAGTGCTTGAATTTCAGTTGTGCCTTCGTACAAGCAAGCGATACGTGTATCACGTACAATTTGTTCCATGCCATGCTCAGAAATAAAGCCATGACCGCCGAACACTTGAACACCGTGTTTTGCAGCTTCCGAACCTGTTTCAGTTAAGAATGCTTTACCAATTGGAGTAAGCAATGACAAGATATTGTCAGCAAATTTACGTTCTTCTTCAGACGCACCTTGTTCAACTACGTCGGCGTATTGCGCAAGCAAGTAAACCAATGCACGACCACCTTCTGCATATGCTTTTTGAGTTAAAAGCATATTACGAACGGCTGGATGCACAATAATTGGATCTGCTTCTTTTTCTGGTGCTTTAGGACCAGACAATGAACGCATTGCTAAACGGTCTTTAGCATATGCCAACGCACCTTGGAATGATGACTCAGCTGCTGATAAACCTTGCACCGCTGTACCAATACGTGCCGTGTTCATGAAAGTGAACATGCAGTTTAGACCACGGTTTTCAGGGCCAATCAAGAAACCTTTTGCATTATCAAAGTTGATCACACAAGTCGCGTTCCCGTGAATTCCCATTTTGTGTTCGATTGAACCACAACGTACGCCATTGCGTTCGCCTACAGAACCATCTGCAGTCAGGTTGAATTTCGGTACGATGAATAGTGAAATACCTTTGGTGCCTTTTGGCGCACCCGGAAGACGTGCAAGAACAATATGGATAATGTTCTCAGCCATATCGTGTTCACCAGCAGAGATAAAGATTTTCTCGCCAGAGATTGCATAACTACCGTCTGCTTGTGGTTCAGCTTTAGTACGGATAATGCCAAGGTCAGAACCTGCATGAGATTCTGTTAAACACATGGTACCTGTCCACTCACCTGAAACCAATTTAGGCAAGTAAGCATCTTTTTGTTCTTGAGAACCGTGGTGTTCTAAAGTACGGACTGCGCCATGAGAAAGACCAGGGTACATACCCCACGCCCAGTTTGCAGTACCAACCATTTCAGAAATGGTAATACCTAAAGAGTTTGGTAAGCCTTGACCGCCGTATTGCTCTTCAGCAGACAAAGAAGGGAAGCCAAGCTCAATGTATTTTTGGTACGCTTCTTTAAAGCCTGTTGGTGTGGTTACAACGCCATCATTCCAAGTACAACCTTCACGGTCGCCCACTTGGTTTAAAGGAGAAAGTTCATTTTCACAGAAGTCAGCCGCAGCTTCTAAATACTGATCGACCAATTCACGACTGACTGTTTCAGCAAATGCAGGGAGATTTGCATAATGTTGTTCAGCATTTAAAAGTTCATGAAGAACAAACTGCATATCACGTAAAGGCGCTTTGTATTGTGGCATAGCTGTTTCCTCAATACTGGTTTCTACCAGCGTTATAATCCTAAATAAACAATAAAACGTATCTTCATTGACACGTATTGGAATGGGTCTAATCGTGCTACATCTTCCCTGAAGGCACAAGCATTTAAGGGTAAATTGTTGGTGACTGTAAAGTCAAAGATAAATACAGTGAAACCGTCAAATGTCTTGAGTGTAAACGGTTTTATGGAGAAATAAATGACACGAATGGTCAAAAAACGTAACCAGTGATGTCCAATAAAAAAGGCACTCAAATGAGTGCCTTTTTTATATAAACTTAAAATTATTTGCTAGCAGTTGATGTTGCAACAACAGCAGGTTTCGGTTGGAAGCGGACATGGCATTTGCCATCAATGCTTTGCTCACCGACTTTAAGTTGCGCGACTGCGCCATCTGTTTTACCTTGGCACGCTTGAAGCATCGCTTTTTGCTGTGCTTGGCGTTTTGCTAGACGTTCGTCATATTTCTTGGTGAGTTCAGCACGCTGAGCGTCTGTCAAAGGTTCACCACGGTTTACCGCTGTAAATGTGCGACCTTCTTTTGCCATTGGGCGATGTTCGCCTTTGGCACGTGCTTCATCATGTTTTGCTTTTAATGCTTTTGGGTCAGCTTTAAAATGAATTGCACATGTGCCAGCAAGGGTTTTATCACCCGACTTAATTTCAACGCTTGAACCTACCGCTTTGTTGTCACACGCTTGGCGAATTTGTTTATTGAGTTCTGCACGTTGTTGACGTGCAGCCGCAAATTTTTCACGTTGTTCAGGTGTTAGGCGATGATCTTTGTGATGTTGTTTATCAGCATGATGTTTCATCATATGCGCTTGATCAGGGCTTTGAACGTTATTGGTCGATTGACATGCAGTCAAGGCACCGATACTCAACACACTTGTACCGACTAAGGCAATTTTTAGCATTGCTTTCATTTTTAATATCCTGTGGGTATACATTTTTCGATGAATAAAGAATAAATAATAATGATGTAGAAACAATGAAGAGTTTTTTGATTCCTTGTTCGCTACAATAAGCTATAGACAAGAAAAATTGAGATCCTGCATTTGAACATTCGCCGCATTCCGATTGCATTACGACTCTTTCTGACCGTGCTGTTTACCACGCTTGTGATTACGACAGTCAGCGTTGGTGTTTTGCATTTGAATATGCAACGTAACTTTACCAAGTATGTTGCCGATGTTGAAATGCAAAAGCTTGATCATGTAATTGAAAATTTAGCCGAGGTGTATCAGGTTTATGACGATTGGGGCAATGCTATTCAGGCGCAGATTCTGCAAATTGAAGGCGAAGCTGCACCAGATGACTATGACCGTTTATCACGTTGGTGGTTACGTCGTCAGTATGATATTGCCTTACAGCAACGTTATTTTCAGGAACATACTTTAGCAAGCGTTGCACCGGCATTGGTGGAATCAGATCCTGTACAGCGCGAAGTGAATGAAGAAGAATTACGTATTTTAGCGCTCAATCTGCCTTCCCAATTTCAGCCCTTTGATGGTTTGAAATTCCCACTCAGTTCAAATCAAAACTTATTTCGAACAGATCGTAATAAGAATGAAAATGGCAATGTGAACGTCAACGATATGCCTGCTGCCGGGAAAAAACAGTTTATTCAAATGCCAGATCGTTTAGGTCTCAGCTCACGTTTGTCTTTATATGATGTTGAACGTCGCTTTATTGTCGGTGAGCCAATTAAAGACCAAGTATCGTATCGTCCGATTATGGTGGATCAAAAAATTGTCGGTTATTTGGGTTTAAAACCCGTCATAGATCAAGATGATGCGCTCAGTATTAATTTCTTTAGTAATCAAAAACGTTATTTGTTTTTGGTGTATAGCTTAAGTTTCTTCTCAAGTTTAATTGCGGCATTATTATTGGCGACTTATTTTAAAAAGCCCATTCAACGTTTGTTAAAAGGCACACGTGAACTGACTCAAGGTAATTATCAGTATCAGGTTAAAGTAAACCGAAATGATGAATTGGGTGATTTGTCCAATGAAGTGAATGCCTTAGCTACCATTTTGGATCAACATGAAACGTCACGTCGTCAATGGGTTGCCGATACATCGCATGAGCTGAAAACGCCACTTGCGGTCTTACAGGCGCAGATTGAAGCGATGCAAGATGGGATCCGTAAACCAACGCCTGAACATTTTGCTTCAATGCTTGGTCAAGTGACTAGTCTTAAAAAGCTTACTCAAGATTTAGCAGCGTTAGCACAAGTCGATGCACAGCAATTGCAAATGTATTACACCACGGTCAATCCTTGGGATATCGTGCAATATGAATTGATGAACTTCCAAGCCAATTTTGCACAAGCTGATTTAACGGTCACTGCATCGGGTGAGGGAACAAGCTTAAGTTTAGACTTAGATCGCTTTAAGCAAATTGTGGCGAATTTGCTCAGCAATAGTATTCGTTATACCGAAGCTGGTGGTCAGGTGAATATTCATACTGAACAAGATGAACAGTCTTGGACACTGTATGTGGATGACAGTCCATTTGGCTTAACGGATGAACAGCTTGCACGTATTGGTGAGCGCTTCTACCGTGTTGATGATTCACGTACCCGTGCCACAGGTGGTACAGGACTTGGTTTGGCATTATCGTGTAAAATTACTGAAAGCTTGGGTGGTCAACTGACATTTGCACATTCACCACTGGGTGGCTTACGTTGCAAATTGACCTTTCCAAAACAAATGAAAGCATAAGGAAATAGATTCATGAAACATATCATGCTGGTTGAAGATGAAGTTGAACTTGCACAATTAGTACGAGATTATTTAGAAGCGGCTGGTTTTGAAGTCAGTATGTTTCATGATGGTCAAGAAGCTTACAATAGCTTTACCCAGCGTAAGCCAAGTCTGATGATTTTAGACTTAATGGTGCCGCGTATGGATGGCTTAACCATTTGCCGTAAAGTCCGTGAGCAGTCAGATTTACCCATCATCATGGTCACTGCACGTACTGAAGAAATCGACCGTGTTTTAGGTCTCAATATGGGCGCAGATGATTATATCTGTAAACCATTTAGCCCGAGAGAATTGGTGGCACGTGTACAAGCGGTGTTGCGCCGTTTAGATCGAAAAGCTGAACCAGAAAATAATGATTTATTCCGTATGGATAAATCACAGCAACGCATTTGGTATCAACAAAAAGCTTTAAATTTGACCCCAACTGAATTCCGTTTATTGGAATTGTTCTTAGAACATGTCGGTCAGGTCTATTCACGTGCGCAATTGCTTGATCATATTAACCCTGACAGTTTTGATGTCGCTGACCGCGTCATTGACAGCCATATTAAAAACTTACGCCGTAAGATTTCTGACGCTGCGGAAACAGGGAATCGTCATGAATGGATTCAAGCAGTGTATGGCGTAGGATATCGTTTTGAGTATCCTGAAGACTAATTGTGTTGCAGTCATAAGTTAAAAAATCTAACTTGATCACTCATTTCAAGCATTAAAAAAAGCATCCGTTATGGATGCTTTTTTCTGTTTAAGATTTCAACTTTTTAACTGAATTCGCATTCAGCACGTTCTTTTGCCCATTCACGCAAAACAAATTTCTGTAATTTGCCAGTCGACGTTTTTGGAATTTCGGTAATCACAACATCTTTCGGTACTTTAAAGCGCGCAAGATGTTGACGGCAAAATGCAATAATTTCATCTTCAGTCGCGTGTTGTCCTGCTTTTAACTCAATAAAAGCACAAGGAACTTCTTGCCAACGAGGATCAGGTTTTGCCACCACCGCAGCCGTTAAAATAGCAGGGTGTTGATACAGCACTTCTTCCACTTCAAGCGATGAAATATTTTCACCACCAGAAATAATCACATCTTTAGAGCGATCGGTAATTTTGGCATAACCATCAGGTTGGCAAACCGCCAAG encodes:
- a CDS encoding acyl-CoA dehydrogenase C-terminal domain-containing protein gives rise to the protein MPQYKAPLRDMQFVLHELLNAEQHYANLPAFAETVSRELVDQYLEAAADFCENELSPLNQVGDREGCTWNDGVVTTPTGFKEAYQKYIELGFPSLSAEEQYGGQGLPNSLGITISEMVGTANWAWGMYPGLSHGAVRTLEHHGSQEQKDAYLPKLVSGEWTGTMCLTESHAGSDLGIIRTKAEPQADGSYAISGEKIFISAGEHDMAENIIHIVLARLPGAPKGTKGISLFIVPKFNLTADGSVGERNGVRCGSIEHKMGIHGNATCVINFDNAKGFLIGPENRGLNCMFTFMNTARIGTAVQGLSAAESSFQGALAYAKDRLAMRSLSGPKAPEKEADPIIVHPAVRNMLLTQKAYAEGGRALVYLLAQYADVVEQGASEEERKFADNILSLLTPIGKAFLTETGSEAAKHGVQVFGGHGFISEHGMEQIVRDTRIACLYEGTTEIQALDLLGRKVLGTQGAMLKDFTKIIHKFNEANKDNAAMKEFVEPLAALNKEWGDLTMQIGMRAMQNPEEVGAAAVDYLYFSGYVTLAYLWARMALVAQEKLAEGTTDVDFYNAKVTTARFYFKKILPRVRSHVDVIATGLEPLMTLDAEHFAF
- the baeS gene encoding sensor histidine kinase efflux regulator BaeS, translated to MNIRRIPIALRLFLTVLFTTLVITTVSVGVLHLNMQRNFTKYVADVEMQKLDHVIENLAEVYQVYDDWGNAIQAQILQIEGEAAPDDYDRLSRWWLRRQYDIALQQRYFQEHTLASVAPALVESDPVQREVNEEELRILALNLPSQFQPFDGLKFPLSSNQNLFRTDRNKNENGNVNVNDMPAAGKKQFIQMPDRLGLSSRLSLYDVERRFIVGEPIKDQVSYRPIMVDQKIVGYLGLKPVIDQDDALSINFFSNQKRYLFLVYSLSFFSSLIAALLLATYFKKPIQRLLKGTRELTQGNYQYQVKVNRNDELGDLSNEVNALATILDQHETSRRQWVADTSHELKTPLAVLQAQIEAMQDGIRKPTPEHFASMLGQVTSLKKLTQDLAALAQVDAQQLQMYYTTVNPWDIVQYELMNFQANFAQADLTVTASGEGTSLSLDLDRFKQIVANLLSNSIRYTEAGGQVNIHTEQDEQSWTLYVDDSPFGLTDEQLARIGERFYRVDDSRTRATGGTGLGLALSCKITESLGGQLTFAHSPLGGLRCKLTFPKQMKA
- a CDS encoding response regulator yields the protein MKHIMLVEDEVELAQLVRDYLEAAGFEVSMFHDGQEAYNSFTQRKPSLMILDLMVPRMDGLTICRKVREQSDLPIIMVTARTEEIDRVLGLNMGADDYICKPFSPRELVARVQAVLRRLDRKAEPENNDLFRMDKSQQRIWYQQKALNLTPTEFRLLELFLEHVGQVYSRAQLLDHINPDSFDVADRVIDSHIKNLRRKISDAAETGNRHEWIQAVYGVGYRFEYPED